One part of the Sorangiineae bacterium MSr11954 genome encodes these proteins:
- a CDS encoding serine/threonine protein kinase: protein MPRRIGRYELHEAIASGGMAVVHLGRFVGPVGFSRTLALKRLHPHLATDSEFAAMFLDEARLAARVQHPNVVATRDVVVSDGELFLVMDYVLGASLSELLRAAAVQGERVPPAVACAVVVGALYGLHAAHEACDERGERLMIVHRDVSPQNILVGADGVARIVDFGIAKAASRLQSTRDGTVKGKLAFMSPEQILRQRVDQRADVYAAGVVLWQVLAGRQLFAADDTSGVIAAVLEGEVPSLARVRSDVPPSIDEALRRTLNRDVEARFETALDFAAALEAVIVPAPQRDVSAWVARLLGPRIDEQRTRVTNLERTPAMAPAAEESAVERLAGHPRSPDDARKLAAMATEKHAAPAMQAPAAVTISTPATRSGRGRGRPWLAVALAVAIGAVFEANVHLLARTRGDPSIAMAQTPPPAPSGEAPGLPPETANVPPPASAVVANAATATTPAAPVVDESPTKGAGPRPGAKRSGTSGRPGAALPPSARKPDCDPSYRLDSNGVKRFKPWCL, encoded by the coding sequence ATGCCGCGACGAATCGGACGCTACGAGCTGCACGAAGCGATTGCGTCCGGCGGCATGGCGGTCGTCCACCTCGGGCGATTCGTGGGGCCGGTTGGCTTCTCGCGCACCTTGGCCTTGAAGCGCCTCCACCCGCACCTCGCGACCGACTCCGAGTTCGCCGCCATGTTCCTCGACGAGGCGCGGCTCGCAGCTCGCGTGCAGCACCCGAATGTCGTGGCGACGCGCGACGTCGTCGTGAGCGATGGCGAGCTGTTCCTCGTCATGGACTACGTGCTCGGTGCGTCGCTCTCCGAGCTGTTGCGAGCCGCCGCCGTGCAAGGCGAACGCGTGCCGCCGGCCGTCGCGTGCGCAGTCGTCGTCGGCGCGCTCTACGGGCTGCATGCAGCGCATGAAGCCTGCGACGAGCGGGGCGAGCGCCTCATGATCGTGCACCGCGACGTGTCGCCGCAGAACATCCTCGTCGGTGCCGACGGCGTGGCGCGCATCGTTGATTTCGGTATCGCGAAGGCCGCGTCGAGGCTCCAGTCCACACGCGATGGCACGGTCAAAGGTAAGCTGGCGTTCATGTCGCCGGAGCAGATCCTGCGTCAACGCGTGGACCAGCGGGCGGACGTCTACGCCGCCGGGGTCGTCCTCTGGCAGGTGCTCGCGGGCAGGCAGCTGTTCGCGGCCGATGACACGTCGGGGGTCATCGCGGCGGTGCTCGAGGGGGAGGTGCCATCGCTCGCGCGTGTTCGCTCCGACGTCCCGCCGTCGATCGACGAGGCTCTCCGTCGCACCTTGAACCGCGACGTCGAGGCTCGTTTCGAGACGGCGCTCGATTTCGCCGCGGCGCTCGAGGCGGTGATCGTGCCGGCGCCTCAGCGCGACGTGAGCGCGTGGGTGGCGCGGCTGCTCGGTCCGCGCATCGACGAGCAGCGCACGCGCGTCACGAACCTCGAGCGGACGCCGGCGATGGCTCCCGCCGCGGAAGAATCCGCGGTGGAGAGGCTTGCGGGGCATCCGCGCTCGCCCGACGACGCGCGGAAGCTCGCCGCGATGGCGACCGAGAAGCACGCCGCGCCTGCGATGCAGGCCCCGGCCGCGGTCACGATTTCGACCCCCGCGACACGAAGCGGTCGCGGTCGCGGCAGGCCATGGTTGGCCGTCGCGCTCGCCGTTGCCATCGGCGCGGTGTTCGAGGCGAACGTCCACCTGCTTGCGCGCACGCGCGGCGACCCCTCCATCGCGATGGCCCAGACACCGCCGCCCGCTCCTTCGGGTGAGGCACCCGGCCTCCCACCCGAGACGGCGAACGTCCCACCGCCCGCCTCCGCGGTGGTCGCGAACGCAGCCACGGCGACGACGCCGGCCGCGCCGGTCGTGGACGAATCGCCGACGAAGGGCGCCGGCCCGCGCCCTGGTGCGAAACGAAGCGGAACGTCAGGCCGCCCGGGCGCCGCCCTGCCGCCTTCGGCCCGAAAACCCGACTGCGATCCGAGCTACAGGCTGGACTCGAACGGCGTGAAGCGCTTCAAGCCCTGGTGCCTCTGA